Proteins encoded together in one Penaeus vannamei isolate JL-2024 chromosome 11, ASM4276789v1, whole genome shotgun sequence window:
- the LOC138863318 gene encoding clumping factor A-like: MRNGDGEGENDGDSDDEGKNDGESDYGEGENDGDSDDEGKNDGESNDAEGEDDGESDDNEGENVGESDCDEGEDGGEVTMSGAENDGDSDDDEGENVGESDDDEGEDDRVGKYDDDSDDDESEDGGESDDGEGENDGDSDDDEGENVGESDDGEGENNDDSDDSEGENVGESDCDEGEDDGEADKESERKKTSLRSTRPLCGFVVVCFLRPTPR; this comes from the exons ATGCGCAA TGGCgatggtgagggcgagaatgATGGCGATAGTGACGATGAAGGTAAAAATGATGGTGAAAGTGACTATGGTGAGGGcgagaatgatggtgatagtgacgatgaAGGTAAAAATGATGGTGAAAGTAACGATGCTGAGGGCGAAGACGATGGAGAAAGTGACGACAATGAAGGCGAAAATGTTGGAGAAAGCGACTGCGATGAAGGCGAAGATGGTGGAGAAGTGACGATGTCTGGGGCCGAAAATGATGGCGACAGTGACGACGATGAAGGCGAAAATgttggagaaagtgacgatgatgAGGGCGAAGATGATAGAGTAG gtaaatatgatgatgatagtgacgatgatgagagCGAAGATggtggagaaagtgacgatggtgagggcgagaatgATGGCGATAGTGACGACGATGAAGGCGAAAATGTTGGAGAAAGCGACGATGGTGAGggcgagaataatgatgatagtgacgacaGTGAAGGCGAAAATGTTGGAGAAAGCGACTGCGATGAGGGCGAAGACGATGGCGAGGCTGATAAGGAGAGCGAACGAAAAAAGACCTCCTTGCGATCGACACGTCCTCTCTGTGGCTTCGTCGTCGTCTGCTTTTTGCGTCCGACGCCGCGCTGA